From the genome of Abyssibacter profundi:
GCTGTTCACCCCCGCGCCCCCCGCAGGCATCTTCGCCGTTTCGCCCCGGACGCTGCAGGTGTTCTGGCGCCGGCTACTGAGTTGGCGGTTCTGGCGGCAGCCGCACAAGCTCACGGCTGAGCAGGCCCGTCGGTATGCATTCAATGGTCTCGACGCGGGCCGGGCCGAGCAGCTCTACCCGACCCTGGGGTTGGAATCTGGACGCGCCTTGTTCGAAATCGCCTGTTGGCCGCTGGACCGACGACAGGCGGCACGGGTCGAGGCCAGCGCCGTCAGCTGTCCTGTTTACGTGCTGGGATGCGAGGATGACTGACTGACGCCGGCTGAGACCGTGCGCAAGGTGGCCCAGCGGTATCCGCAGGCCACACTGGAGATCGACCCCAACCGGGGACACTGGATGATTGATGACGACCGCACCGCCCAGACCATGGCACGGTGCATCGACTGGCTCGACAAGCACCTGGAGACCGCCTGATGCGGCACATTGTTTTCCTCTCTCTGCTCTTGGCCTGGCTGCCATTAACCGCCCAGGACCGAATCGAGCAGGCCATCGACACCAGCGAGCAGACCACGCGTGAGGCGGTCCGCTCGCAGAACCGGATCGACCGGCTGGATGACGAAACCCGTCGCAAGCTGGAGGCCTACCGGCAGGCGATCTGGGAGCGGCAGCAACTGGAGGTGTACAGCCAGCAGCTGGACGAGTTGCAGCGCATCCAGACCGAGGATGTGACCCGCTTGCGCGAAGAATTGGCGGAAGTCCCGCTCAGTGAAGATGACCTGATGCCGCTTATGCTGCGGATGGTCAACGCCCTGCAGCGCTTTGTCGACGCCGACCTGCCGTTTCTGCAGGACGAGCGGCAGCAACGGCTGACGTCCTTGAAACAAATGCTGGGAGACGCCGAATTGTCGGTGTCGGAAAAG
Proteins encoded in this window:
- a CDS encoding alpha/beta fold hydrolase, yielding MKRDVVLIHGMWCRGEHLDAVATPLREAGYRVHQPTLPFHDQSDREDMREALGRASLLDYADYCQGVIHQLKFAEPPILIGHSMGGLIAQMLAARMPVQALMLFTPAPPAGIFAVSPRTLQVFWRRLLSWRFWRQPHKLTAEQARRYAFNGLDAGRAEQLYPTLGLESGRALFEIACWPLDRRQAARVEASAVSCPVYVLGCEDD
- a CDS encoding DUF3450 domain-containing protein yields the protein MRHIVFLSLLLAWLPLTAQDRIEQAIDTSEQTTREAVRSQNRIDRLDDETRRKLEAYRQAIWERQQLEVYSQQLDELQRIQTEDVTRLREELAEVPLSEDDLMPLMLRMVNALQRFVDADLPFLQDERQQRLTSLKQMLGDAELSVSEKYRRVIEAYQVELDYGRGLASERTELEVAGRRVVVDLLRVGRVAMYFLSLDGGTAAIWDHALGQWSELPATHRSMIRQGIRIAREVAAPELLELPVPAPSSEEAPR